The Kitasatospora paranensis genome has a window encoding:
- the radA gene encoding DNA repair protein RadA: protein MAARTKTTAKPRPAYRCTECGNQLPKWVGRCPECNAWGTVEEYGAVPIRTTAAGPVSAPARPIGQVDGQVATARSTGVPELDRVLGGGLVPGAVVLLAGEPGVGKSTLLLDVAAKAASDRHRTLYVTGEESAGQVRLRADRINALSDHLYLAAESDLGAVLGHIDAVNPGLLILDSVQTIASAELDGAPGGPAQVREVAGALIRASKDRGMATLLVGHVTKDGQIAGPRLLEHLVDVVLSFEGDRHARLRIIRGVKNRYGATDEVGCFELHDEGIAGLADPSGLFLTRRDKPVPGTCLTVTLEGRRPLVAEVQALMVDSQIPSPRRTTSGLESPRIAMILAVVERHGGVKLGKQDIYTATVGGVKLTEPSADLAIALAVASSSSDTPLPSNLVAIGEVGLAGEVRRVTGVQRRLAEAHRLGFTHALVPPDPGKVPAGMKVVEVSDIGEALRAIPGRRRSPAKPRAERGAPPAEPVRGGPSDPARAALERFVPAHPEELMDGWEPVGADELG, encoded by the coding sequence ATGGCAGCCCGCACCAAGACCACCGCCAAGCCGCGCCCGGCATACCGTTGCACGGAGTGCGGCAACCAGCTCCCCAAGTGGGTGGGCCGGTGCCCCGAGTGCAATGCCTGGGGCACCGTCGAGGAGTACGGCGCCGTGCCGATCCGGACGACCGCGGCCGGGCCGGTGAGCGCCCCCGCCCGGCCGATCGGCCAGGTCGACGGGCAGGTGGCCACCGCGCGGTCCACCGGCGTGCCCGAGCTCGACCGGGTGCTCGGCGGCGGCCTGGTGCCGGGCGCCGTGGTGCTGCTCGCCGGCGAGCCCGGTGTGGGCAAGTCCACCCTGCTGCTCGACGTGGCCGCCAAGGCCGCCAGCGACCGCCACCGCACGCTGTACGTGACGGGCGAGGAGTCCGCCGGGCAGGTCCGGCTGCGGGCCGACCGGATCAACGCGCTCTCGGACCACCTCTACCTCGCGGCCGAGTCCGACCTCGGCGCGGTGCTCGGCCACATCGACGCGGTCAACCCCGGCCTGCTGATCCTGGACTCCGTCCAGACCATCGCCTCCGCCGAGCTCGACGGCGCGCCGGGCGGTCCCGCCCAGGTCCGCGAGGTGGCGGGCGCGCTGATCCGGGCCTCCAAGGACCGCGGCATGGCCACCCTGCTGGTCGGCCACGTCACCAAGGACGGCCAGATCGCCGGGCCCCGGCTGCTGGAGCACCTGGTCGACGTGGTGCTCAGCTTCGAGGGCGACCGGCATGCCCGGCTGCGGATCATCCGCGGTGTCAAGAACCGCTACGGCGCGACGGACGAGGTCGGCTGCTTCGAGCTGCACGACGAGGGCATCGCCGGGCTGGCCGACCCGTCCGGGCTGTTCCTGACCAGGCGTGACAAGCCCGTGCCGGGCACCTGCCTGACCGTGACCCTGGAGGGCCGCCGCCCGCTGGTCGCCGAGGTCCAGGCGCTGATGGTCGATTCGCAGATCCCGTCGCCCCGTCGGACGACCTCCGGCCTGGAGTCGCCCCGGATCGCGATGATCCTCGCGGTCGTCGAGCGCCACGGCGGGGTGAAGCTGGGCAAGCAGGACATCTACACCGCGACGGTCGGCGGGGTGAAGCTCACCGAGCCCTCCGCCGATCTCGCCATCGCCCTCGCGGTCGCCAGCTCCTCCTCCGACACCCCGCTGCCCAGCAACCTCGTGGCGATCGGTGAGGTCGGTCTCGCCGGTGAGGTCCGGCGGGTGACGGGCGTGCAGCGCCGGCTCGCCGAGGCGCACCGGCTGGGCTTCACCCATGCGCTCGTCCCGCCGGACCCGGGCAAGGTGCCGGCGGGCATGAAGGTGGTCGAGGTGTCCGACATCGGCGAGGCGCTGCGGGCCATTCCGGGCCGCCGCCGATCCCCCGCCAAGCCCCGGGCGGAGCGCGGCGCACCGCCTGCCGAGCCGGTCCGCGGCGGCCCGTCCGACCCGGCCCGGGCGGCCCTGGAACGCTTCGTCCCGGCGCATCCGGAGGAGCTCATGGACGGCTGGGAGCCGGTGGGCGCCGACGAACTCGGGTGA
- a CDS encoding SigE family RNA polymerase sigma factor: MARGGAARGARDDEFLDFAATRSGHLYRSACLLTGGDTHLAEDLVQETLGRMYAVWRTGGGWRPGTRRIDNPAAYAQGVLYRTFLSHVRRRSSTERPTGEIPDLAGPDGDSTLRLTLLEALARMSPRDRAVLVLRYWEDVSVEETAELLRSSPGAVRTQSSRALARLRILLGDALGDLALR, translated from the coding sequence ATGGCCAGGGGAGGCGCGGCACGCGGTGCCCGGGACGACGAGTTCCTGGACTTCGCCGCGACGCGCAGCGGCCATCTGTACCGTTCCGCCTGCCTGCTGACCGGTGGTGACACCCATCTCGCCGAGGATCTCGTCCAGGAGACCCTCGGCCGGATGTACGCCGTCTGGCGCACCGGCGGCGGATGGCGTCCCGGCACTCGCCGGATCGACAACCCCGCCGCGTACGCCCAGGGCGTGCTCTACCGCACCTTCCTCAGCCATGTGCGGCGGCGCAGCAGCACCGAGCGGCCCACGGGCGAGATCCCCGACCTGGCCGGCCCGGACGGCGACTCGACCCTTCGGCTCACCCTGCTCGAAGCGCTCGCCCGGATGTCCCCGCGGGACCGCGCCGTGCTCGTCCTCCGCTACTGGGAGGATGTCAGCGTCGAGGAGACCGCCGAACTGCTCCGCTCCAGCCCGGGGGCGGTACGCACCCAGAGCTCGCGCGCACTGGCCCGGCTGCGCATCCTGCTCGGGGACGCGCTGGGCGACCTCGCACTGCGATGA
- a CDS encoding family 2B encapsulin nanocompartment shell protein, translating to MQEISSRWLLRMLPWVQVSGGTYRVNRRLSHAVGGGRIAFVRTGARVEVLAPTLGELPALRGIEDEALLAGLAGSCVQREFRAGEVLATEGTPVDEVLLIAHGRVERTGTGRYGAPTVLGFLAEGEHLGAEALAGPGTAWGSSAQAVTTGTLLALPVQAFEQLAAGSAALRAQRAALGDRARRAQNTYGEAAIELSAGHVGEHPLPVTFVDYELAPREYELSIAQTVLRVHTRVADLYNKPMDQTEHQLRLTIEALRERQEHELVNHPEFGLLHNADHGQRIQAHSGPPTPDDMDDLLSRRRGTRFFLAHPKAIAAFGRECNRRRIHPGTVEVHGSRVPAWRGVPILSCNKIPISEAGSSSVLALRVGEEDQGVIGLRPTGIPDEYEPGLSVRFAGIDETAVISYLVTAYHSAVVLVPDAVGVLENVDVARRD from the coding sequence ATGCAGGAGATCTCGTCCCGCTGGCTGCTCCGGATGCTGCCGTGGGTCCAGGTCTCCGGCGGCACGTACCGGGTCAACCGGCGGCTGAGCCACGCGGTCGGCGGCGGTCGGATCGCCTTCGTGCGGACGGGCGCCCGGGTGGAGGTCCTCGCGCCGACCCTGGGCGAGCTGCCCGCACTGCGCGGCATCGAGGACGAGGCCCTGCTGGCCGGGCTCGCCGGGAGCTGCGTCCAGCGCGAGTTCCGGGCCGGCGAGGTGCTCGCCACCGAGGGCACCCCGGTCGACGAGGTGCTGCTGATCGCCCACGGCCGGGTCGAGCGGACGGGCACCGGCCGGTACGGCGCCCCGACGGTGCTCGGCTTCCTCGCCGAGGGGGAGCACCTCGGCGCGGAGGCCCTGGCGGGGCCCGGCACGGCCTGGGGGAGCAGCGCCCAGGCCGTCACGACGGGCACTCTGCTGGCCCTGCCGGTGCAGGCCTTCGAGCAGCTCGCCGCGGGCTCGGCGGCGCTCCGGGCCCAGCGGGCCGCCCTCGGCGACCGGGCCCGCCGGGCGCAGAACACGTACGGCGAGGCCGCGATCGAGCTGTCCGCCGGCCACGTCGGCGAGCACCCACTGCCCGTGACCTTCGTCGACTACGAACTCGCCCCGCGCGAGTACGAGTTGAGCATCGCGCAGACCGTCCTGCGGGTGCACACCCGGGTCGCCGATCTCTACAACAAGCCGATGGACCAGACCGAGCACCAGCTGCGTCTGACCATCGAGGCCCTGCGCGAGCGGCAGGAGCACGAGCTGGTCAACCATCCGGAGTTCGGCCTGTTGCACAACGCCGACCACGGGCAGCGGATCCAGGCCCACTCCGGCCCTCCCACCCCCGACGACATGGACGACCTGTTGAGCCGGCGCCGCGGCACCCGGTTCTTCCTCGCCCACCCCAAGGCGATCGCCGCCTTCGGCCGCGAGTGCAACCGCCGCCGCATCCACCCGGGCACCGTGGAGGTGCACGGCAGCCGGGTGCCGGCCTGGCGGGGCGTGCCGATCCTCAGCTGCAACAAGATCCCGATCAGCGAGGCCGGCAGCAGTTCGGTCCTGGCGCTGCGCGTCGGCGAGGAGGACCAGGGCGTGATCGGCCTGCGCCCGACGGGCATCCCGGACGAGTACGAACCGGGCCTCTCGGTCCGCTTCGCCGGCATCGACGAGACGGCCGTCATCTCGTACCTGGTCACGGCCTACCACTCGGCGGTCGTCCTCGTGCCGGACGCCGTCGGCGTGCTGGAGAACGTCGACGTGGCCCGCCGCGACTGA
- a CDS encoding SDR family NAD(P)-dependent oxidoreductase: protein MTTVAVTGAEGFIGSHLVETLVADGNTVRAMVQYNSFSSFGWLETLDREVLDSVEIVLGDVRDPGSVNGLVKGAEAVYHLAALIAIPYSYRAPHSYIDTNVTGTLNVLEAVRHLDVPRLVHTSTSETYGTAQTVPITEDHPINTQSPYAASKAGGDRLADSYHASFDTPVVTLRPFNTFGPRQSMRAVIPTVIAQIAAGQTEITLGDLRPTRDFTFVKDTAAAFRAVGTAPAADVVGRTFNAGTGGEISVGDLVTLVGKLMDTDLVVREDEQRIRPANSEVMRLVADATRLRTATGWAPAHSLEDGLEQTIAFFRDPANLARYKTDLYNV from the coding sequence ATGACCACTGTCGCCGTGACCGGAGCCGAGGGCTTCATCGGCTCCCACCTGGTCGAGACGCTGGTCGCCGACGGCAACACCGTCCGCGCGATGGTCCAGTACAACTCCTTCTCGTCGTTCGGCTGGCTGGAGACGCTCGACCGCGAGGTGCTCGACTCCGTCGAGATCGTGCTCGGCGACGTCCGCGACCCCGGCTCCGTCAACGGCCTGGTCAAGGGCGCCGAGGCGGTCTACCACCTGGCCGCGCTGATCGCGATCCCGTACTCGTACCGGGCCCCGCACTCCTACATCGACACCAACGTCACCGGCACCCTCAACGTGCTGGAGGCCGTCCGCCACCTGGACGTCCCGCGCCTGGTGCACACCTCCACCAGCGAGACGTACGGCACCGCGCAGACCGTGCCGATCACCGAGGACCACCCGATCAACACCCAGTCCCCGTACGCCGCCTCCAAGGCGGGCGGCGACCGGCTCGCCGACAGCTACCACGCCAGCTTCGACACCCCGGTGGTCACGCTGCGGCCGTTCAACACCTTCGGCCCGCGGCAGTCCATGCGCGCCGTCATCCCCACCGTGATCGCCCAGATCGCGGCCGGGCAGACCGAGATCACCCTCGGCGACCTGCGGCCCACCCGCGACTTCACGTTCGTCAAGGACACCGCCGCCGCCTTCCGCGCCGTGGGCACCGCCCCGGCCGCCGACGTGGTCGGCCGCACCTTCAACGCCGGTACCGGCGGCGAGATCTCGGTCGGCGACCTGGTCACCCTGGTCGGCAAGCTGATGGACACCGACCTCGTCGTCCGCGAGGACGAGCAGCGGATCCGGCCCGCCAACTCCGAGGTCATGCGCCTCGTCGCGGACGCCACCCGGCTGCGCACCGCCACCGGCTGGGCGCCCGCCCACAGCCTGGAGGACGGCTTGGAGCAGACCATCGCGTTCTTCCGCGACCCGGCCAACCTGGCCCGCTACAAGACCGACCTCTACAACGTCTGA
- a CDS encoding spherulation-specific family 4 protein has product MTGPRADIRLLIPLYVHPAVEPEAWQAVAAAGPDRVAGVVLNIADGPGPAPDHAFTAAAEKLHRSGIPVLGYADTAYGARGHAEVVTDLLNHREWYGVDGVYFDQVSADPGALPHYRRLVTAARAAGCGVVVLGHGSHPDPQYADVGLADCLVTFEGDWTDYQELEPPVWTRRHPAARFCHLVYDVPESAAAQVGKLAAAHGAGLGCASPAGGENPWSALPFGIDRAPLGAEAGR; this is encoded by the coding sequence GTGACCGGCCCCCGCGCGGACATCCGGCTGCTGATACCGCTCTACGTGCACCCGGCCGTCGAGCCGGAGGCCTGGCAGGCCGTCGCCGCGGCCGGGCCGGACCGGGTGGCCGGCGTCGTCCTCAACATCGCGGACGGCCCCGGCCCGGCGCCCGACCACGCCTTCACCGCCGCCGCGGAGAAGCTCCACCGGTCGGGCATCCCCGTGCTCGGCTACGCCGACACCGCCTACGGCGCCCGGGGACACGCCGAGGTCGTCACCGACCTGCTCAACCACCGCGAGTGGTACGGCGTCGACGGCGTGTACTTCGACCAGGTGTCCGCCGACCCCGGCGCCCTGCCGCACTACCGCAGGCTGGTCACCGCGGCGCGGGCCGCGGGCTGCGGGGTGGTGGTCCTCGGGCACGGCAGCCACCCCGACCCGCAGTACGCGGACGTCGGCCTCGCGGACTGCCTGGTCACCTTCGAGGGCGACTGGACGGACTACCAGGAGCTCGAACCGCCCGTGTGGACGAGGCGCCACCCCGCGGCCAGGTTCTGTCACCTCGTGTACGACGTCCCTGAGTCGGCCGCCGCCCAGGTCGGCAAGCTGGCCGCGGCGCACGGGGCAGGCCTCGGCTGCGCCTCGCCGGCCGGCGGCGAGAACCCCTGGTCCGCACTGCCGTTCGGGATCGACCGGGCCCCGCTCGGGGCGGAGGCAGGCCGATGA
- a CDS encoding endo alpha-1,4 polygalactosaminidase, which translates to MSRSPAGRRSRHGARAACAALAAAGLLLVTGCSGSDGSGDDAADDPSDAASAAPGSSGSPGGTGSPVPSGSAASGATGPSGSPSAGGTRPGDPGSSTGATGPGRRDGSVWYPRAGVTWQWQLDGKVDQSVDVPVYDIDGFENDASVVAALHAKGRKVICYVNVGAWESFRPDAAAFPESVRGSGDGWNGERWFDIRKLDTLRPLIGARFDMCRDKGFDAVEPDLVEGYANKTGFPLTADDQLRFNRMLADLAHQRGLGIGLKNDLGQIPALVDEFDFSVDEQCAEFDECAALTPFIKAGKAVLHVEYNVSPADFCDKAKALGLSSMAKHKELDPWRRPC; encoded by the coding sequence ATGAGCCGCAGCCCGGCCGGCCGGCGGTCGCGGCACGGGGCGAGGGCGGCCTGCGCCGCCCTCGCTGCGGCCGGCCTGCTGCTGGTGACAGGCTGTTCGGGCAGCGACGGGTCGGGGGACGACGCGGCCGACGATCCGTCGGACGCTGCCTCCGCGGCACCGGGCAGCTCCGGCTCGCCGGGCGGCACCGGGTCACCCGTCCCGAGCGGCTCGGCGGCGAGCGGGGCGACCGGGCCGTCAGGCTCCCCGTCCGCGGGCGGGACACGGCCCGGGGACCCGGGCTCGTCGACCGGAGCCACCGGGCCCGGCAGACGGGACGGCAGCGTCTGGTACCCCCGGGCCGGCGTCACCTGGCAGTGGCAACTCGACGGCAAGGTCGACCAGTCCGTGGACGTGCCGGTCTACGACATCGACGGCTTCGAGAACGACGCATCGGTGGTAGCCGCGCTGCACGCCAAGGGGCGCAAGGTGATCTGCTACGTCAACGTCGGTGCGTGGGAGAGCTTCCGGCCCGACGCCGCGGCCTTCCCGGAGTCCGTCCGCGGCTCCGGCGACGGCTGGAACGGTGAACGCTGGTTCGACATTAGGAAATTGGACACCCTGCGGCCGCTGATCGGAGCCCGCTTCGACATGTGCCGCGACAAGGGCTTCGACGCGGTCGAACCCGACCTCGTCGAGGGGTACGCCAACAAGACCGGCTTCCCGCTCACCGCAGACGACCAGTTGAGGTTCAACCGGATGCTCGCCGACCTCGCCCACCAGCGGGGGCTCGGCATCGGCCTGAAGAACGACCTCGGGCAGATCCCGGCGCTGGTGGACGAGTTCGACTTCTCCGTCGACGAGCAGTGCGCGGAGTTCGACGAGTGCGCCGCGCTCACCCCGTTCATCAAGGCCGGCAAGGCCGTCCTGCACGTCGAGTACAACGTGTCCCCCGCCGACTTCTGCGACAAGGCCAAGGCCCTCGGCCTCAGCTCCATGGCCAAGCACAAGGAACTCGACCCCTGGCGCCGCCCCTGCTGA
- a CDS encoding YDG/SRA domain-containing protein has protein sequence MAKVFGHIEGHPVGSQYQWRRELSAAGVHAPLMGGIHGNSREGADSIVVSGGYPDDEDHGDVIIYTGHGGQQGGRQVRDQDITDPGNAGLVRSELEGNVIRVVRGSGGDREHSPATGFRYDGLYRVESHHSKVGTDGYRIWQFRLVAAEPTDSPADHVAFHGSGEVAPVPRIPVTVQRAVRKTQVTQWVKELHQDQCQLCGLTLEVPGGSRYSEGAHIQAVGHPHRGPDVADNVLCLCPSCHVLFDYGARYLTDDLRVMDGLTHQEIGRLRTHRRHRIDVRYVRQHRGRWVAE, from the coding sequence ATGGCGAAGGTCTTTGGGCACATTGAAGGTCACCCCGTAGGGTCGCAGTACCAGTGGCGCAGGGAGCTCAGTGCAGCCGGTGTGCATGCTCCGCTGATGGGCGGTATCCACGGGAACTCCCGGGAAGGCGCCGATTCCATCGTGGTCTCGGGCGGCTATCCGGACGACGAGGATCATGGAGATGTCATCATCTACACCGGTCATGGCGGCCAGCAAGGTGGCCGGCAGGTTCGTGACCAGGACATCACTGACCCGGGGAATGCCGGACTTGTCCGGAGCGAGCTTGAGGGAAACGTCATCCGGGTGGTTCGCGGATCGGGTGGCGATCGCGAACATTCACCCGCGACGGGCTTTCGCTATGACGGGCTCTATCGAGTCGAGTCGCACCACAGCAAGGTCGGTACGGACGGCTACCGCATTTGGCAGTTCCGGCTCGTCGCCGCGGAGCCTACCGATAGCCCGGCCGATCACGTGGCTTTCCATGGCTCCGGCGAGGTGGCGCCAGTGCCCCGGATACCGGTCACGGTGCAGCGCGCCGTCCGCAAGACCCAGGTGACCCAATGGGTCAAGGAACTGCACCAGGACCAGTGTCAGCTGTGCGGCCTGACCCTTGAGGTCCCCGGTGGTTCGCGATACAGCGAGGGCGCACACATTCAGGCCGTCGGACATCCGCACCGTGGCCCTGACGTGGCCGACAACGTGCTGTGCCTCTGCCCGAGTTGCCATGTGCTCTTTGACTACGGGGCTCGGTACCTCACGGATGACCTTCGCGTCATGGACGGGCTGACGCATCAGGAGATTGGCCGGCTCCGTACCCATCGGCGGCACCGGATCGACGTCCGTTACGTGCGGCAACACCGCGGTCGGTGGGTCGCTGAATGA
- a CDS encoding HNH endonuclease encodes MLKGVISRTSVLDAIAEFNTLGQDAFLTTYGYGVAREYLLVHEGREYDSKAIAGVAHKYEYGTALGSHDFSGGRSGAVTWLESAGFRVTSLRNPDWAQDELILACAITADNGWKAMRPNDPRVADLSAVLQLLPLHDQASRSSSFRNANSVARKTADLATHHPHYEGKPTKGGAADLAVLKAFLDSPVEMAAAAHLIRHGIKSGELLEAPPANAPDSDEEIDAPEGRLLLRKHLARERDRGLRKQKIESVLREGGRLTCEVCTFDFQWAYGDRGAGYIECHHIVPLHVTGESRTKLSDLALICANCHRMIHRRAPWPTPDELRALMPTQPS; translated from the coding sequence ATGCTCAAGGGAGTGATCAGCCGCACCTCGGTCCTCGACGCCATCGCAGAGTTCAACACACTGGGGCAAGACGCATTCCTCACCACGTACGGCTATGGAGTGGCCCGTGAGTACCTGCTGGTGCATGAGGGGCGGGAGTACGACTCCAAAGCCATCGCCGGAGTGGCCCACAAGTACGAGTACGGGACTGCGTTGGGGTCTCACGACTTCAGCGGCGGGAGGAGCGGAGCTGTGACCTGGTTGGAAAGCGCAGGATTCCGCGTCACGTCACTTCGCAATCCCGACTGGGCTCAGGACGAACTCATCCTCGCGTGCGCCATCACCGCCGACAACGGGTGGAAGGCCATGCGCCCAAACGATCCGCGCGTGGCAGACCTGTCGGCCGTGCTCCAGCTCCTTCCCCTTCACGACCAGGCATCCCGGAGCAGCTCGTTCCGCAACGCCAATAGCGTGGCCAGAAAGACCGCCGATTTGGCGACGCATCACCCTCATTACGAAGGCAAACCCACCAAGGGTGGCGCCGCCGATCTCGCCGTCCTCAAGGCCTTCCTCGACAGCCCTGTCGAGATGGCCGCCGCAGCGCACCTGATTCGTCACGGGATCAAGTCCGGCGAGCTCCTTGAGGCTCCTCCGGCCAACGCCCCCGACAGCGACGAGGAGATCGATGCCCCGGAGGGCCGGCTGCTGCTCAGGAAGCACCTTGCGCGCGAACGGGACCGGGGTCTGCGGAAGCAGAAGATCGAGTCGGTGCTCCGGGAGGGCGGGCGCCTCACGTGCGAGGTGTGCACTTTCGATTTCCAGTGGGCCTACGGCGACCGCGGTGCCGGCTACATCGAGTGCCACCACATCGTGCCGCTGCACGTCACCGGCGAGAGCCGCACCAAGCTCTCCGATCTCGCGCTGATCTGCGCCAACTGCCACCGCATGATCCACCGCCGCGCCCCCTGGCCCACTCCTGATGAGCTCCGCGCACTGATGCCCACGCAACCCTCCTGA
- a CDS encoding ABC transporter ATP-binding protein, producing MASVTFDKATRLYPGGTKPAVDALDLHVEDGEFLVLVGPSGCGKSTSLRMLAGLEDVNGGAIRIGDRDVTHLPPKDRDIAMVFQNYALYPHMTVADNMGFALKIAGVNKAEIRTKVEEAAKILDLTDYLDRKPKALSGGQRQRVAMGRAIVREPQVFLMDEPLSNLDAKLRVSTRTQIAGLQRRLGITTVYVTHDQTEAMTMGDRVAVLKDGLLQQVDAPRKMYDKPANVFVAGFIGSPAMNLVDVPLVDGGVKFGGSVINISREDLAGSGTDKTVTVGIRPEHFEIVQGGGIEGVAVTVNVVEELGADGFVYGTTKIGGEDTDLVVRVHSRQIPQKGETIHVVPTGGETHVFSKSTGERLSK from the coding sequence ATGGCTTCTGTCACGTTCGACAAGGCGACCCGTCTGTACCCGGGCGGCACCAAGCCCGCCGTCGACGCCCTGGACCTGCACGTCGAGGACGGCGAGTTCCTCGTCCTCGTCGGCCCCTCCGGCTGTGGCAAGTCGACCAGCCTCCGCATGCTGGCGGGCCTGGAGGACGTGAACGGCGGCGCCATCCGCATCGGCGACCGCGACGTGACCCACCTGCCGCCGAAGGACCGGGACATCGCCATGGTGTTCCAGAACTACGCGCTGTACCCCCACATGACCGTCGCGGACAACATGGGCTTCGCCCTGAAGATCGCCGGCGTCAACAAGGCCGAGATCCGCACCAAGGTCGAAGAGGCCGCGAAGATCCTCGACCTCACGGACTACCTGGACCGCAAGCCGAAGGCGCTCTCCGGCGGTCAGCGCCAGCGTGTCGCGATGGGCCGCGCGATCGTCCGCGAGCCGCAGGTCTTCCTCATGGACGAGCCGCTGTCGAACCTCGACGCCAAGCTCCGCGTCTCCACCCGTACCCAGATCGCCGGCCTGCAGCGCCGCCTGGGCATCACCACCGTTTACGTCACCCACGACCAGACCGAGGCCATGACCATGGGTGACCGCGTCGCGGTCCTCAAGGACGGTCTGCTGCAGCAGGTCGACGCCCCGCGCAAGATGTACGACAAGCCCGCCAACGTCTTCGTCGCCGGCTTCATCGGCTCCCCCGCCATGAACCTGGTGGACGTCCCGCTGGTCGACGGTGGCGTGAAGTTCGGTGGCTCGGTCATCAACATCTCCCGCGAGGACCTGGCCGGCTCGGGCACCGACAAGACCGTCACGGTCGGCATCCGCCCGGAGCACTTCGAGATCGTCCAGGGCGGCGGCATCGAGGGCGTCGCGGTCACCGTCAACGTCGTCGAGGAGCTCGGCGCGGACGGCTTCGTCTACGGCACCACCAAGATCGGCGGCGAGGACACCGACCTGGTCGTCCGCGTCCACAGCCGTCAGATCCCGCAGAAGGGCGAGACGATCCACGTCGTCCCGACCGGCGGCGAGACCCACGTCTTCTCCAAGAGCACGGGCGAGCGTCTGAGCAAGTAA